Proteins from a single region of Chromobacterium sp. ATCC 53434:
- a CDS encoding TetR/AcrR family transcriptional regulator: MSAAETTRPPEENSRRMELVRAAAVLFRDQGYERTTVRDLGSAVGMQSGSLFYHFRTKEEILVAVMALGITSTTEQLAAALAAADGLADKLAALFRVHLHSLLGDNQAALEVMLYEWRSVSEDAKPGLVVLRDRYEALWQQVLDQAAAAGLVKRDTRLLRRTLLGSLHWTVQWYRRDGELDVDALAQHMLQLVLLEQPGKTWTENEKIV; this comes from the coding sequence ATGAGCGCAGCGGAAACCACCCGGCCCCCCGAAGAAAACAGCCGCCGCATGGAATTGGTGCGCGCCGCCGCCGTGCTGTTCCGCGACCAGGGCTACGAGCGCACGACCGTGCGCGATCTGGGCAGCGCCGTCGGCATGCAGTCGGGCAGCCTGTTCTACCATTTCCGCACCAAGGAGGAGATTCTGGTGGCGGTGATGGCGCTGGGCATCACCAGCACCACCGAGCAGCTGGCCGCCGCGCTGGCCGCGGCCGATGGCCTGGCCGACAAGCTGGCCGCGCTGTTCCGCGTCCACCTGCATTCGCTGCTAGGCGACAATCAGGCGGCGCTGGAAGTGATGCTGTACGAATGGCGCAGCGTGTCGGAAGACGCCAAGCCGGGGCTGGTGGTGCTGCGCGACCGCTACGAGGCGTTGTGGCAGCAGGTGCTGGACCAGGCCGCCGCCGCCGGACTGGTCAAGCGCGACACCCGCCTGCTGCGCCGCACGCTGCTGGGCAGCCTGCACTGGACCGTGCAATGGTACCGCCGCGACGGCGAGCTCGACGTTGATGCACTGGCGCAACACATGCTGCAGCTGGTCCTGCTCGAACAGCCAGGAAAAACTTGGACAGAAAACGAAAAAATAGTCTAA
- a CDS encoding helicase-related protein, producing the protein MTDAIDALPPEIQMDDYLAEHHATIVTTEGSHAVSVHGELELDGHRIPYHLVPDEGFLGKSGKWRKLDAEAKLALVRERWNEAARLKLEGQLAACAREVFAVGGIDPLRALSAFMAKYERAKVRCTIALDRVAAARSRQSADKAAAKTRDAVNLSRYPESFATAYAMQRHFIAVLGPTNSGKTHAAMEHLQKAKNGVYLAPLRLLALENYTRLQQAGVAVSLITGEQRKLHPDATHVASTVEMLNPERQVEVAVIDEIQLLDDPDRGAAWTAAVCGVPAQTIYLVGAPEAREAIESLVARVGGTLEVRTLERKTALQMDKAPLLSLKNLQPGDVLIAFSRREVLNWRDKAIEQGLSVSAIYGNLSPEVRQAQAERFVAGETQVVVATDAIGMGLNTPARRIIFTTASKWDGYAEGIIAAPLAKQIAGRAGRFGKHETGYVAGFDGVTHKTIGALLRQKAEPLPNNGFFVAPSLKYLEAIAEATGEGKLKPLLGLFAKHINVHDEFFLPANLSDQMEKAEWLDSLQLSLADRFTFSLCPVSTKIAMLDSALHDWAEQRARGKTAPLLRMMGTGGRNELQYLEDSCKLYAAYAWLGYRMPETFPDGEMAQMLMLSTSERIDGLLQVQNAQKRKSGRPDRGGRGKPPAGRRR; encoded by the coding sequence ATGCCTTGCCGCCCGAGATCCAGATGGACGATTACCTGGCCGAACACCACGCCACCATCGTCACCACCGAGGGCAGCCATGCGGTGTCGGTGCATGGAGAGCTGGAGCTGGACGGCCACCGGATACCGTACCACCTGGTGCCGGACGAAGGTTTTCTCGGCAAGAGCGGCAAGTGGCGCAAGCTGGACGCCGAAGCCAAGCTGGCGCTGGTCAGGGAGCGCTGGAACGAGGCCGCGCGGCTGAAGCTGGAGGGCCAGCTGGCCGCCTGCGCGCGCGAGGTGTTCGCCGTCGGCGGCATCGATCCGCTGCGAGCGCTCAGCGCCTTCATGGCCAAGTACGAGCGCGCCAAGGTCCGCTGCACCATCGCGCTGGACCGGGTGGCCGCCGCGCGCAGCCGGCAGAGCGCCGACAAGGCCGCCGCCAAGACCCGCGACGCGGTCAATCTGTCGCGCTATCCTGAGTCGTTCGCCACCGCCTACGCGATGCAGCGCCACTTCATCGCGGTGCTGGGGCCGACCAATTCCGGCAAGACCCACGCGGCGATGGAGCATCTGCAGAAGGCGAAGAACGGCGTCTATCTGGCGCCGTTGCGCCTGTTGGCGCTGGAGAACTACACCCGTTTGCAACAGGCCGGCGTCGCCGTCAGCCTGATCACCGGCGAGCAGCGCAAGCTGCACCCGGACGCCACCCACGTCGCCAGCACCGTCGAAATGCTGAACCCGGAGCGGCAGGTGGAGGTGGCGGTGATAGACGAGATCCAGCTGCTGGACGATCCTGACCGCGGCGCGGCCTGGACCGCCGCCGTTTGCGGCGTGCCGGCCCAGACCATCTACCTGGTCGGCGCGCCCGAAGCGCGCGAGGCGATAGAGTCGCTGGTGGCGCGCGTCGGCGGCACGCTGGAAGTGCGCACGCTGGAACGCAAGACCGCGCTGCAGATGGACAAGGCGCCGCTGCTGTCGCTGAAGAATCTGCAGCCGGGCGATGTGCTGATCGCCTTCTCGCGGCGCGAGGTGCTGAACTGGCGCGACAAGGCGATAGAGCAGGGGCTGAGCGTGTCGGCCATCTACGGCAATCTGTCGCCGGAGGTGAGGCAGGCGCAGGCCGAGCGCTTCGTCGCCGGCGAGACCCAGGTGGTGGTGGCGACCGACGCCATCGGCATGGGCTTGAACACGCCGGCGCGGCGCATCATCTTCACCACCGCCAGCAAGTGGGACGGCTACGCCGAGGGCATCATCGCCGCGCCGCTGGCCAAGCAGATCGCCGGCCGCGCCGGCCGCTTCGGCAAGCACGAGACCGGCTATGTCGCCGGTTTCGACGGCGTCACCCACAAGACCATAGGCGCGCTGCTCAGGCAGAAGGCGGAGCCGCTGCCCAACAACGGCTTCTTCGTCGCGCCCAGCCTGAAGTATCTGGAAGCCATCGCCGAGGCCACCGGCGAGGGCAAGTTGAAGCCGTTGCTGGGACTGTTCGCCAAGCACATCAATGTGCACGACGAATTCTTCCTGCCGGCCAATCTGTCCGACCAGATGGAGAAGGCCGAATGGCTGGACAGCCTGCAGCTGAGTCTGGCCGACCGCTTCACCTTCAGCCTGTGCCCGGTATCGACCAAGATCGCGATGCTGGACAGCGCGCTGCACGACTGGGCCGAGCAGCGCGCGCGCGGCAAGACCGCGCCGCTGCTCAGGATGATGGGCACCGGCGGCCGTAACGAGCTGCAATACCTCGAGGACAGCTGCAAGCTGTACGCCGCCTACGCCTGGCTGGGTTACCGGATGCCGGAAACCTTCCCCGACGGTGAAATGGCCCAGATGCTGATGCTGTCGACGTCGGAACGGATAGACGGGCTGCTGCAGGTGCAGAACGCGCAGAAGCGCAAGAGCGGGCGTCCGGACCGGGGAGGGCGGGGCAAGCCGCCGGCTGGCCGGCGGCGCTGA